In the Ovis aries strain OAR_USU_Benz2616 breed Rambouillet chromosome 18, ARS-UI_Ramb_v3.0, whole genome shotgun sequence genome, gggcaagggtttgatccctggtctgggatctAAGATCCCGCGTGCCatagcgcagccaaaaaaaaaaaaaaaaagttatgtccACGCAATATTTAGGATATCTTTTTATACGAAAATATTATTCATTATCTGAAATTCGACTATAACAGAGTGTCCTGTAGGTTTATTTGCTAACAGTCAGTCCCACAAGGCCAGAGAAGAGAGTAAGGGGACACTGGGGTCTGGATCCCAGCTCAGCTCTCTCCTTTGTTAGCGCCGGGCACTCCCCTCAAACCATGGCGAGTAGATGAAATCAGGTAAGCAAAGCCCTCCCGTGTAGTGTACGCGGTTCCCTTTTACAGGTGGGAAACAGGAGAGACTTGCCTCTGCCAGTAGGTGGCAGCGGCGAGAGTAGAAAAGCGGCTGGCAGAGGACCTGGCATCCCCGCAGGCACTGAGTGAGTACCTGCTTGCGAATGAGTGGATGAGCAGAAGCCCAGAATCAATTCCAGGCTGGTGCCGCGGAGTGTTCTGGGCTCTTTGGGGCCAGCCCCATCTCAGTGAACACTGGGTCTTCCAGCCTCCtttccctcccatcccctccaGCACAGGTAGAAGGAGAGGACCAGACAGTCTACGTAAAGAGCAGGGTTTTATTCACAACTTCAACAGGGAAGCAAGAAATACGGCAGGGACAGCATTTGCATCTGCACCGGCAATATTCCTGACAGCCCAACCGGAAATCACGGTAATGGAGTGACAGAGATGTGAGCCCATGATTTACATCCAGATGGGTCCCATACAGCACCTTCCCTGGGTAGGCACAATCTCAGCCATGTCGTCGTGTCTTCCTGATTAATAGCATCACTTCTGCAGCGTTTGCACCAGCAGCCTCCTGTGCTGAAGGGGAACACACAGAGGAATTGGCCCCCGGGCGGGGGTGGGACAAATGATAGGGACATCCTGCCATTCCTAAGTGCAGGGCACCCACAGAGGTCGGCAGGggcagcctccccaccccacccagtaCCTTTCTCCCTGAAGGGCCTGGGAGGGGTCAGGGCAGGGGTTTCCTCAACCTCACAGAGTGGTCATGACAGTCAACGGAGATCCTAGAAATTAAGTCGAAGCACCAGGCCTGACCCTGGGCCAGACACTGTTCTGACTCCCCAACCTCCAGCTCCGCCCTAGACCTCACTTCTGAAGTCCCACCCCCCAGGGCTAGGTACTGCTGCCTCTGAGATTCTAGAGTTGGTCTTCAAGTTTCAGGCCTTCAAGATCAGTGGACCCAGAGGGGCCATCATCTTCCTTCAGACCCAGCCAGCCTGAGTACGTAGCCCTTACGCCTGAGGTCTTTAGGGGCTGTgcagcatgtgaggtcttagcttcccagccagggatcaaactcgtgtcccatgcaggggaagcaaagagtctcaaccactggactgccagaggaGTACCAGGCTGGTGGTTCTGTGCATCAGGAGGGTCAAGGTTGACTGGGACTGCGGATGAACTTTCTTTAGGGAATGTCCCTCCATTCTTTCAAAATGTACACAGTATATGCTAGGCACAGTGGGAGACACACAGTTAAGTCAGCCACCGGCACAGCCAGGGAGCTCACAGACTGGTAACAGCTTCTGTTTACTAAATGTTTTCTATGCATTAGGCGTCACGCTCAGCATGTGACATAAATGGTCTCATTTAAGGGAAGTGGGacactattattcccattttagggTTGAGGAAGATGAGGCTTAGAGAGGCTACATGACATTTCTAAGGTCCCACAGCTACCAAGTAGCTGGATTATGAGCCCAGCATGCTGTCACCAGAGTCCACATTCTACTATACCTTATTATACCTTCTTCACAGAGCAACAAAGTACCAGGGAAGGTCTGTGGGATGGGGAGGTGCCAGGAGCAGAGAATGGATGAGCTGCCCCTCCGCCAGGCTGGAGACAAAGGCTGGCTTGGCTCCAGCTCTGGAGCCTTGAACCctctgtgtgtgctcaatcacgtcagttgtatctgactctctgggaccccatggaccccgccaggctcctctgtccatgggattctccaggcaagaacactggagtgggttgccatgccctcctccgggaccttcgaacctacatctcttccatctctagcactggcaggcaggttctttaccaccagcgccacctggaagccccccTAGCCCAAACCCCATAGGTCAGTGGTTTACAACCAAGGGTAATTTTGGCTCCCTCCCATGACCCCTCAGCAGGGGACCTCGGGCAGTGTCTGGGAGCATTGTTGGTCGTCATAACTGTGGGCAGAGAGGGAGGCTGCTAAGCTTCCTACAATGCACAGAACAGCCCCCACAATGTAGGACTGTCCCGCCCAGAAGAGCAGGAGGGCTGGGGCTGAGAAACCCTGCCAGTGGTCACTGAGGCAGATGAGAAACTGGGAAGAGCactgatcaaagtgaaagaggtcCAGACTTGGCCCTGGCTGCTGACTcactctcttcatcctttctgtgGGCACCAGGGTCCCAATAAGCACATACAGGGCACAGCAAAGGTGGACAGCAGGGGAGGGGCAAGTCTGCATAGAccagagggtgagggtggggtgggaaggtccTGCTGGAAGAAGCTGGATAAGTCCAGGCTGCACCTTTAGACTGGGCAGTGGGTAAGGAGGAACGTCTTCCCCTACTTTTTTTGTCCCTTCGGGTTTGCTGAGAAGGTCAGCTCCCTTTTTTTGGAATCCTCCCACTTTGAGCTCTGGATCACAGGGAGAGCCTAGAATCCCTGGCTTTCCTGGGCCTCTCCTGCCCTGGCTGGGCACTCACACCCTACGCCCAACGCAGGATCCAGGGGGAGCCCTGGCTGAGTTCTCCTGGCTTACCTGGGTGTGAGGTGCTGGGACACTGAGGCTCATGCCCAGAGCTTGCTTTTGCAGGAGGACCCTGAGCAGATGATGACTCAGCTGTGGTATCTGGTCCCTCAGGGAGGTGTGGGGAGCTGTCCCCAGTAGGGATGGGCTGGGGGGCTCCAGGCTCTTCTTGCCCATGAAGTGACCTAGAAAGGAAGTGCCAAGGCACAGGGAAGTCAGGGAGCAAGGATGCTATCCCAGTGGGCAAGTCCCCATCTCTCCTGCTTCTCAGTTCTCCTTGCAGGAAGATATACACACAgtctttctcctcctggtcaccagAAACCACAAAGAACCCCCAGTGGTGGCAAAACCTGCACCTCAGCTTTTCCGGAGCAGGTAGAGGTGGGTGGCGGGGATGGCACAGCTGGAAGGGGCGGTGGGAGGCCCCAAGGGCCAGGAAGAAACTCTGCCAGTTGTGCTGTCTGCTTAGGAGAGAGACGGGAAACAGCAGAGAAAGAAGTGAGGACAGGAGGTGTCTGTAAGGTGGAGGTGCAGAGAGAAGACACACTAGAGGTCGGAAGATTCAGTACAGTCTTGTCTAAGGGAAGAGAAACAGGCTGGCAGGTAGCTCTAGGGTCCAGCCTCAGCTCTGCTTTAAACCGGCTGAGTGAAAGATTTAAACCAAGTCACTGGGTCTGGGTCTCAAGTTCCCCCATCTTACTAGATGAGTTCCAGGGTCCCCACTAGCCTGGACACTAGTGTCCCTGTTTAGGAGAGGCCagagaaggaaggtgggaggggcggggagcgCTCGCCGGAACCCAGAAGACTCACCGGTGGCCCAGAGGTTGCCCCGCGGGTGCACTCGGATCTTGCTGGCCCGGCTGCGGGGCTCCGGGAGATCCCAGCCGAGCGGGGCGGCGCCGGCCGCGAGCAGAGCAAAGAGCAGGAGGCCGCCGAGCAGCCGAGCACCCCTCGCCCGCAGGGTCATGGCTGGGCACGGGCGACGCCTCGGTTCAGGTGCACTTTGCGCTGGCTCCAGTCCCCGGCGCGTGCCTTCCCTCCTTTTAAACCCGCGCCGCTGGGGGCGGAGCCCGCCCCGAGAAGCCCGCCCCCGGCGCGCTCGCtgccgccccggccccgccctctCGGACTCTCAAGTCCGCTGGGGCCAGGGCCGGGGACCCCCTCgacccccccccccacgcccGCCCTCCTGCCCCGACGTGGGCATGGCGTCCTCGGGGTGTCCGGGCCCAAGCCCACCAACTTCAAGCTGAGGATGGGGGAAAAGCCGGCTCCCCTGGCCCTCCTCGCCACTCCCAACAGCTTTCGGCTGAAGGACGGCTTCAGGGTAGAAAAAGGGGGCGAGGATGCCTCCTTCCCGGGTAACATAGGCCTTAACTGTGCCCAGCAAAGTGCCGGGCACCAGAGGAGCTTGCCAGTCGGCCCCTCCCTCTTGGAGCATCTGACCTGCTCACCCAGCTATCTTTATGCCCTCGCTGCCGGCCAGCACTCACCAGGTCAAGCAGAAATCACAGCACATGCTCCGGATGGGAGCGCAGAAGGATGCAAGGGGAGCCCTCCTCAACCCACCTCAAATGGTGAGAGCCTGGCCTCTCAGTCGGCCAGGAGGCGAGTCAGGGGAATGAAAGGAGCACTGGACCCGGAGTCCATATACAAGCGGTGTGATCTCTCTGACCCTCACCTTCAACTGTCAAATGGGAATAACCCCAGTGCcctatatttaataattttacatctttttagCCCAATTATTTTGTGGCAGGAAGCAGCAGTCCTACAGGACTCTCAAAGTCAGCACTCTCAAGGAGCCGTCCATGCTTGTCTTGGAAAGAACATTTAGGTCAGTGGCAACACTTAATGAACAGAAGAGGCTGTGCTCCagaataatacatttatttttccttaaatgtttacCAAACACCAACATTCAGAGCACCATGCTAAGGACAGGAGGGGAGACAAAAGACAACAATCTGCTTCCACCATAGCTGACCATCTCATTGGAGAGACAGAGTACAAAAGCAGTTAATGACGGAGGCGCAGGTTACCAACCAACCCCTGGGCTCTGGACTCTTCTCAGAAACACTGCACAGTGTGGCTGTGAGAGAACCTACTCCCCAGACTGGCTCAATAACGGTACCTGCTATTATTACTCTTGCCATATCTAGCTCAGCAAGGCTCTGTGGATCACCATCTTAGAAGGGAAAGTGTGTACAAGAAGCTGACTGTCATGCTGAGATCCCAGAAAGCATGACAGGCAGGACAAGGACACTCCGTTTTGGGCCCAGGCTTTCTTCCCACTCTCCCTGCTTCTCATCTCCCACCCTGGCATTTACACCTCTCTGTATTCTTGTCACTGCTTCAGCCATAGTGTACAGATATAGCTCGCATCACCTTCCCGTTATAATCGTCCCTtttcactccccccccccccccccaccgcttGCATCACACATCCCTCCTGTCTTCTCTAGTCCTCGGTCACAGAAGTTAGGAGGCGGCACTGAGTGCTGCCTCACTCAGAGGCTTGAAGGAATCTTATTTGGcaggcttctctctcctcatTTTATAGCTGCAAACAGGCTCGGACTGGAAACTTGCCCAGATGTCACGCTGGAATCAGACTTCAGGTCTGTTCAGAGCACTCCTTCAGGCCCCCAGAGTCATCAGGAACTGATGCTGCCTTCTCTGAGCCATGCCCACTCCCGCTGTGCCATCCTGTTACAGAGCAGGCTGGTGTGGATTTCTCAAGGGGGCGAGGAAGCGGGCACTGACTGACTGAGAGTTTCACCTCTCTTCTGCAGGTGACCCTGGCACCTGGGTTCTGCTCTGACAGGTTCACTTATAGTTAGGCAAACCTCCTCTGACACAGCCTGTGTTCACAGCTCCACACCTGCGGGAATGATCCCAGATGACCCTGGGGATTATTTCATCTGTCAGGTGAGCACAGGAAGAGGGGCCTCCAaggaccctggagaaagaagcagggcagCAGCTCCACAGCCAGCTATAAACCACTGTCCCAGGAATGTGCAGTTAGGCACAGCAGAGAGGGGACTTGCCCAAGACAGCGCTTCCACGTCAGATCCCTCGGGGAGTAGCGCTGGGCTGAGTTTAAAGTGAGGACCTCAACTGCACACTGCCTGTTCCTAAGTCCCCTCTCCCTGGGGCAAGACAGACAGTGAATCACATGGACAGTGACTCATGGAACTGCCAGGGGAAGCTCTTCAGAGCTCACGCTGACCCTCTGAGATTTCAGACAATGCAGAGAAGATTCAAAGGACACTCAAAAGGTGAGTAAGGGGTGAAAGATATATGGAAAATCCTCTGATAACCAACGCCAACCAAATATTTAAACTGCATCATGCTTTTAATAAAGATTGCTTAAAGAACATATATATTATTGATTGCTACGTTTCATTAAATTAGAATCAATTACAAATAACA is a window encoding:
- the NMB gene encoding neuromedin-B isoform X1; translated protein: MTLRARGARLLGGLLLFALLAAGAAPLGWDLPEPRSRASKIRVHPRGNLWATGHFMGKKSLEPPSPSLLGTAPHTSLRDQIPQLSHHLLRVLLQKQALGMSLSVPAPHTQEAAGANAAEVMLLIRKTRRHG
- the NMB gene encoding neuromedin-B isoform X2; translated protein: MTLRARGARLLGGLLLFALLAAGAAPLGWDLPEPRSRASKIRVHPRGNLWATGHFMGKKSLEPPSPSLLGTAPHTSLRDQIPQLSHHLLRVLLQKQALGMSLSVPAPHTQHRRLLVQTLQK